From a single Erpetoichthys calabaricus chromosome 1, fErpCal1.3, whole genome shotgun sequence genomic region:
- the LOC114657535 gene encoding ras-related protein Rab-19 isoform X1: MQWCRLPEIRRKQSHLLRQSAGLVAEDTFDFLFKIVLIGDSNVGKTCVVHRFKSGIFAEKQQNTIGVDFTVRTLEIEGKKVKMQVWDTAGQERFRTITQSYYRSAHGAIIAYDITQRATFDSVPHWIHEVEKYGAANVVLILIGNKSDLATQRAVLFEDACTLAEQKGLLATMETSAKEAQNIEEAFLLMARELMVRNGLHFHDEDPNVSLRLDSRPINAPTNEKRSCDC; this comes from the exons atgcagTGGTGTAGGCTGCCTGAAATCCGAAGAAAGCAGAGTCACCTGCTCAGACAG TCTGCAGGTCTAGTGGCAGAGGACACCTTTGACTTTCTGTTTAAGATTGTCCTTATTGGAGACTCCAATGTGGGGAAGACCTGTGTCGTCCACCGGTTCAAGTCTGGCATttttgcagagaagcagcagaACACCATTGGAGTGGACTTCACCGTGCGCACCCTGGAGATcgaagggaaaaaagtgaag ATGCAAGTGTGGGACACAGCGGGTCAAGAGCGCTTTCGTACCATTACCCAAAGCTATTATCGAAGTGCCCATGGAGCCATCATTGCCTATGATATCACTCAGCGTGCCACATTTGACTCGGTGCCTCATTGGATCCATGAAGTTGAGAAGTATGGAGCTGCTAATGTGGTCCTCATTCTtattg GGAATAAGTCAGATCTGGCAACACAGAGAGCTGTATTGTTTGAGGATGCTTGCACATTGGCTGAGCAGAAGGGACTTCTCGCTACTATGGAGACGTCTGCCAAAGAAGCACAAAACATAGAAGAAGCCTTCCTGCTCATGGCACGGGAGCTGATGGTTAGAAATGGATTACACTTTCATGATGAGGATCCAAATGTCAGCTTGCGCTTGGACTCCAGACCCATCAATGCTCCTACCAATGAGAAGAGAAGCTGTGATTGCTGA
- the LOC114657535 gene encoding ras-related protein Rab-19 isoform X2, whose amino-acid sequence MNLTALAKKSAGLVAEDTFDFLFKIVLIGDSNVGKTCVVHRFKSGIFAEKQQNTIGVDFTVRTLEIEGKKVKMQVWDTAGQERFRTITQSYYRSAHGAIIAYDITQRATFDSVPHWIHEVEKYGAANVVLILIGNKSDLATQRAVLFEDACTLAEQKGLLATMETSAKEAQNIEEAFLLMARELMVRNGLHFHDEDPNVSLRLDSRPINAPTNEKRSCDC is encoded by the exons ATGAACCTTACCGCTCTAGCAAAGAAG TCTGCAGGTCTAGTGGCAGAGGACACCTTTGACTTTCTGTTTAAGATTGTCCTTATTGGAGACTCCAATGTGGGGAAGACCTGTGTCGTCCACCGGTTCAAGTCTGGCATttttgcagagaagcagcagaACACCATTGGAGTGGACTTCACCGTGCGCACCCTGGAGATcgaagggaaaaaagtgaag ATGCAAGTGTGGGACACAGCGGGTCAAGAGCGCTTTCGTACCATTACCCAAAGCTATTATCGAAGTGCCCATGGAGCCATCATTGCCTATGATATCACTCAGCGTGCCACATTTGACTCGGTGCCTCATTGGATCCATGAAGTTGAGAAGTATGGAGCTGCTAATGTGGTCCTCATTCTtattg GGAATAAGTCAGATCTGGCAACACAGAGAGCTGTATTGTTTGAGGATGCTTGCACATTGGCTGAGCAGAAGGGACTTCTCGCTACTATGGAGACGTCTGCCAAAGAAGCACAAAACATAGAAGAAGCCTTCCTGCTCATGGCACGGGAGCTGATGGTTAGAAATGGATTACACTTTCATGATGAGGATCCAAATGTCAGCTTGCGCTTGGACTCCAGACCCATCAATGCTCCTACCAATGAGAAGAGAAGCTGTGATTGCTGA